One window of the Lytechinus variegatus isolate NC3 chromosome 3, Lvar_3.0, whole genome shotgun sequence genome contains the following:
- the LOC121410537 gene encoding meiosis expressed gene 1 protein homolog, whose protein sequence is MAAVAQQPKGISRPKKWSDEVEENYRFQLAGYRDAVEYSSIKKDEPNRWPETGYVKKLQRKDGLFYYYNRSRECQDKDVHRTKMYTY, encoded by the exons ATGGCTGCCGTTGCTCAACAACCAAAGGGAATATCCAGACCCAAAAAATGGTCAGATGAAGTAGAAGAGAACTACAGGTTTCAACTGGCTGGATACAGAGATGCTGTTGAATATTCATCAATTAAAAAAGATGAG CCCAACAGGTGGCCAGAGACTGGTTATGTGAAGAAACTGCAGAGGAAAGATGGTCTTTTTTACTACTACAATAGGAGTAGGGAATGTCAAGATAAAGATGTACACAGGACCAAGATGTATACTTATTAG